In Geobacter sp., a single window of DNA contains:
- the mobB gene encoding molybdopterin-guanine dinucleotide biosynthesis protein B: MDVHVVSFVAKSGTGKTTLLEKVIAELKRRGHRVGAIKHDAHRFDIDHPGKDSHRLTAAGADTMLITSPEKLALIKRHQEQPAIEELLATYCADLDIVLTEGFKRSSLPKIEVHRQERSARLLCRDEEFDPTLVAVASDAPLELDVPVLDINNPGQVADFIEQGIMGIGA; the protein is encoded by the coding sequence ATGGACGTGCATGTTGTTTCATTTGTAGCCAAATCCGGCACCGGCAAGACGACCCTGCTGGAAAAGGTGATCGCCGAGCTGAAACGCCGGGGGCACCGGGTAGGCGCCATCAAGCACGATGCCCACCGGTTCGACATCGACCATCCGGGCAAAGACAGCCACCGCCTCACTGCTGCCGGTGCCGATACCATGCTGATCACCTCCCCGGAAAAGCTCGCCCTGATCAAACGCCACCAGGAACAGCCAGCCATCGAGGAGTTGCTGGCAACCTACTGCGCGGATCTGGACATCGTCCTGACCGAAGGATTCAAGCGAAGCTCCCTCCCCAAGATCGAGGTCCATCGCCAGGAGCGTAGCGCCAGGCTCCTCTGCCGGGACGAAGAGTTCGATCCGACGCTAGTGGCGGTCGCCTCCGATGCACCGCTGGAACTGGACGTGCCGGTTCTGGATATCAACAATCCCGGCCAGGTGGCCGATTTCATCGAACAGGGGATCATGGGGATAGGTGCGTGA
- a CDS encoding cytochrome C, producing MQIGKKDWMFIGLVAIVLLVFFAISGKEKTKKVPLDDQHKPFYEIVQKQGKMEADKGCPACHNEQGGVPFPVKHPVKPKDGPMRCLFCHKLQQTK from the coding sequence ATGCAGATAGGAAAAAAGGACTGGATGTTCATCGGTCTTGTCGCCATCGTCCTGTTGGTCTTTTTTGCCATTTCCGGCAAAGAGAAGACCAAGAAGGTCCCTCTCGACGACCAGCATAAACCGTTCTACGAGATCGTGCAGAAGCAGGGCAAGATGGAAGCGGACAAAGGGTGTCCTGCCTGTCACAATGAGCAGGGTGGGGTGCCGTTCCCGGTCAAGCACCCGGTGAAACCGAAGGACGGGCCGATGCGCTGCCTCTTCTGCCACAAACTACAACAGACGAAATAG
- a CDS encoding glutamate racemase, which yields MSWKAIGVFDSGVGGLTVLKEIVKALPQEDTVYLGDTARVPYGTKSPETVVRYAHQIAEFLVSRDIKLLVVACNTASAVALDSLKESFSIPIVGVIEPGARRAVSVTGTGKVAVIGTEGTVKSSAYTKAIKRLAPEVQVVTRACPLFVPLAEEGWVDNEVARLTARTYLQGLTDEGIDTLVLGCTHYPLLKAVIAEVMGPSVTLVDSAEETARTVAEILGENSLLRPAAEQGNHHYFVTDIPAGFIRVGNRFLGGRLGDVYQVSLDAYHVEKGGAENGA from the coding sequence ATGTCGTGGAAAGCGATCGGGGTATTTGATTCAGGCGTGGGGGGGTTGACGGTCTTGAAGGAGATCGTCAAGGCGCTTCCCCAGGAGGACACGGTCTATCTCGGCGATACGGCGCGGGTTCCCTATGGGACCAAGTCTCCCGAGACGGTGGTCCGCTATGCCCACCAGATTGCCGAGTTCCTGGTGAGCCGGGATATCAAGCTCCTGGTGGTGGCATGCAATACGGCGTCTGCCGTGGCGCTTGATTCCCTGAAAGAGTCGTTCTCCATCCCTATTGTCGGGGTGATCGAGCCGGGTGCACGCCGGGCGGTCAGCGTGACCGGAACCGGCAAGGTGGCGGTGATCGGCACCGAGGGGACGGTCAAGAGCAGCGCCTATACCAAGGCGATCAAGCGCCTTGCCCCAGAGGTCCAGGTGGTTACCCGGGCCTGCCCGCTCTTTGTCCCGCTGGCAGAGGAGGGGTGGGTGGACAACGAGGTGGCGCGGCTCACGGCCCGCACCTATCTGCAGGGGCTCACCGATGAGGGGATCGACACCCTGGTCCTGGGATGTACCCATTATCCCCTCCTGAAAGCGGTTATCGCCGAGGTGATGGGGCCGTCGGTGACGCTGGTTGATTCGGCCGAGGAGACTGCTCGCACCGTTGCGGAGATCCTCGGCGAAAACTCACTGCTTCGCCCCGCTGCAGAGCAGGGGAACCACCATTATTTCGTGACCGACATCCCGGCCGGATTCATCCGGGTCGGCAACCGCTTCCTCGGCGGCAGGCTGGGGGATGTGTACCAGGTAAGCCTGGATGCGTATCATGTGGAAAAAGGGGGGGCGGAAAATGGAGCGTAA
- a CDS encoding sporulation protein produces MERNRSQRHTAWLVAAIAVLAVLLVGLIIKKYIAKEAPPHVTPPPVHQEGVRTVILFFAAPDGSGLVREARDIDPCSGLVECAEEVVGELINGPLGDLTPTLPETATFRGVSQEGDTLTVDFGSELPAGLPAGSNAEMAAVYSVVDSLAVNFPQIRQVRILVEGKPVDTLKGHLDLREPLEPDFSLEKKSEATKEESTPGPQRRQQ; encoded by the coding sequence ATGGAGCGTAACCGGTCCCAGCGGCACACGGCATGGTTGGTTGCCGCGATTGCCGTGTTAGCGGTACTTTTAGTCGGGTTGATCATTAAGAAGTACATCGCCAAGGAGGCGCCTCCGCATGTGACCCCCCCGCCCGTGCACCAGGAAGGGGTCCGTACGGTAATCCTGTTCTTTGCTGCGCCGGATGGCAGCGGGCTGGTGCGCGAGGCCCGCGATATCGATCCTTGCAGCGGTCTGGTCGAGTGCGCGGAAGAGGTGGTGGGCGAATTGATAAACGGGCCCCTGGGCGACCTGACGCCGACTTTGCCGGAAACCGCCACGTTCCGCGGGGTCTCGCAGGAGGGTGACACCCTGACGGTCGACTTCGGCAGCGAGCTGCCGGCAGGACTCCCCGCCGGCAGCAACGCCGAGATGGCGGCGGTCTATTCGGTGGTCGATTCGCTGGCAGTCAACTTCCCCCAGATTAGGCAGGTGCGGATTCTCGTCGAAGGGAAGCCGGTGGATACCCTCAAGGGGCATCTCGACCTGCGCGAACCTCTGGAGCCCGACTTTTCCCTGGAAAAGAAGTCGGAAGCGACAAAAGAAGAGTCGACGCCGGGGCCGCAAAGGAGACAGCAATGA
- a CDS encoding 5-methyltetrahydrofolate--homocysteine methyltransferase — MKQPILQALKERVLILDGAMGTMLQERGLKPGQSPEELNLLLPEVVAGVHREYLAAGADIIVTNTFGGSREKLSHFGLKGRVAEINAAAVRIAREVAGETAYVGGSIGPTGRFVEPVGDLTFDEMADIFREQATALVAAGADLITLETFLDIKEIRAALISIREIAPEIPVIAMLTFDDNGRSVLGTPPEAAAITLEAAGADIIGSNCGLGVEGMYEVLVAMRRVTRLPLICQANAGLPLLHDGVTVFPASPEEMASYHDRLLELGVRIIGGCCGTTPRHIRAMKDALAGKDQTCRPVGPDKGTLFLSSRTGFVALGGGQPVAIIGERINPTGKKAFAAELQEGKVSYIRREAMEQAAAGAHLLDVNVGAPGIDEPAAMEQAVFCVTGAVQLPLVLDSSSPAALERGLKAADGKVLVNSVSGEEKSLTRVLPLVKKYGAAVIGLTLDEQGIPESADQRLAVAERIVAAAARQGIAAGNVVADCLTLTVSAEQKRAMESLRAVRLVKERLGLNTVLGVSNISFGLPARPVISSSFFAMAIAAGLDAAIINPKEQPMMDAYRSAMVLLNRDVNAAAYIEAYKGAGAAAQAPAPSEAPKDIRGRLAAAIIGGDREGIESLVGAALAEGLDPLAISNEGLIPGLEEVGRRFEKNQVFLPQVMRSAETMQAAFARLKQELAGAAMESKGRILMATVEGDIHDIGKNIVCTLLENHGFEVIDLGKNVPADRIIAEALEQKADAVGLSALMTTTMAEMENVLNRLRDAGVKTFTMVGGAVVTREYADRIGADLYAKDAMEAVTRIKELLCKG, encoded by the coding sequence ATGAAACAGCCGATACTGCAGGCGCTCAAGGAGCGGGTGCTGATCCTTGACGGGGCCATGGGGACCATGCTCCAGGAGCGGGGTCTGAAGCCCGGCCAGTCGCCGGAAGAGCTGAATCTCCTTTTGCCCGAGGTGGTTGCCGGCGTGCATCGCGAGTATTTGGCCGCTGGAGCGGACATCATCGTTACCAACACCTTTGGCGGCAGCCGGGAGAAGCTCTCCCATTTCGGTCTCAAAGGGCGGGTGGCGGAGATCAATGCCGCAGCGGTGCGGATCGCCCGCGAGGTTGCGGGAGAAACCGCCTATGTGGGGGGCTCCATCGGCCCGACCGGCCGTTTTGTCGAGCCGGTGGGGGATCTCACCTTCGACGAGATGGCGGATATCTTTCGCGAACAGGCGACTGCCCTGGTTGCTGCAGGTGCCGACCTGATCACCCTGGAAACCTTCCTGGACATCAAGGAGATCAGGGCCGCCCTGATCTCCATCAGGGAGATCGCTCCGGAGATCCCGGTCATTGCCATGCTGACCTTCGACGACAATGGGCGAAGCGTGCTGGGGACCCCCCCCGAGGCGGCTGCCATCACCCTGGAGGCGGCAGGAGCGGATATCATCGGCTCCAACTGCGGTCTGGGCGTGGAAGGGATGTATGAGGTCCTGGTCGCGATGCGCCGGGTGACCCGGCTGCCGCTCATCTGCCAGGCCAATGCGGGTCTGCCGCTCCTGCATGACGGGGTGACGGTCTTTCCGGCTTCCCCGGAGGAGATGGCCTCCTACCACGACCGGCTGCTGGAGCTGGGGGTGAGGATCATCGGCGGCTGCTGCGGCACCACACCCCGGCATATTCGCGCCATGAAGGATGCACTTGCCGGCAAAGACCAGACCTGCCGTCCCGTCGGCCCGGACAAGGGGACGCTGTTCCTTTCCAGCCGCACCGGCTTTGTCGCGCTGGGGGGCGGCCAACCGGTGGCGATCATCGGCGAGCGGATCAACCCCACCGGCAAGAAGGCGTTTGCCGCGGAACTGCAGGAGGGAAAAGTCTCCTACATCAGGCGGGAGGCCATGGAACAGGCGGCTGCAGGAGCGCACCTGCTCGACGTCAATGTGGGCGCTCCCGGTATCGACGAGCCCGCTGCCATGGAGCAGGCGGTCTTCTGCGTAACCGGGGCGGTTCAGTTGCCCCTGGTGCTCGACTCCTCCAGTCCGGCTGCCCTGGAGCGGGGCTTGAAGGCTGCCGACGGGAAGGTGCTGGTCAATTCGGTTTCGGGCGAGGAAAAGAGCCTTACCCGGGTCCTGCCTCTGGTGAAAAAGTATGGTGCTGCCGTGATCGGCCTCACCCTCGACGAGCAGGGCATCCCCGAGAGTGCCGACCAGCGCCTTGCCGTGGCGGAGCGGATCGTGGCCGCAGCCGCGAGGCAGGGGATCGCGGCCGGCAATGTGGTGGCGGACTGCCTCACCCTGACGGTCAGCGCGGAACAGAAACGGGCCATGGAATCCCTGCGGGCGGTTCGGCTGGTAAAGGAACGGCTCGGTCTGAATACGGTCTTGGGGGTGAGCAACATCTCCTTCGGCCTGCCGGCCCGGCCGGTGATCTCCTCCAGCTTTTTCGCCATGGCCATTGCTGCCGGGCTCGATGCGGCGATCATCAACCCCAAGGAACAGCCGATGATGGATGCCTATCGTTCCGCCATGGTGCTGCTCAATCGCGACGTCAACGCGGCAGCCTACATCGAGGCGTACAAAGGGGCGGGCGCAGCAGCGCAAGCCCCTGCCCCAAGCGAGGCGCCCAAGGACATCAGGGGACGGCTGGCAGCCGCGATCATCGGCGGCGACCGGGAAGGGATCGAGAGCCTTGTCGGTGCGGCCCTGGCTGAAGGGCTGGACCCTCTTGCCATCAGCAACGAGGGGTTGATCCCCGGCCTGGAAGAGGTTGGCCGCCGTTTCGAGAAGAACCAGGTCTTTCTCCCCCAGGTGATGCGCTCGGCCGAGACCATGCAGGCCGCCTTTGCCCGGCTCAAGCAGGAGCTGGCCGGTGCGGCCATGGAGAGCAAGGGGCGCATCCTCATGGCAACCGTCGAGGGTGACATCCACGACATCGGCAAGAACATCGTCTGCACCCTGTTGGAGAACCACGGCTTCGAGGTGATCGACCTGGGGAAAAACGTCCCGGCAGACCGGATCATTGCAGAGGCACTGGAGCAAAAGGCCGACGCTGTCGGGCTCTCTGCCCTGATGACCACGACCATGGCCGAGATGGAGAATGTCCTGAACCGCCTGCGGGATGCCGGCGTCAAGACCTTCACCATGGTGGGGGGGGCGGTCGTTACCAGGGAATACGCCGACCGGATCGGCGCCGACCTCTATGCCAAGGATGCCATGGAGGCGGTGACCAGGATCAAGGAGCTGCTCTGTAAAGGGTGA
- a CDS encoding transketolase, with protein MNETIAQLEEKARNLRVAVVKALHKSQSGHTGGSLSAIDMVTVLYFHTMRHDSANPRWEGRDRFVLCKGHAAPAQYVALAEAGYFPREDLMMLRRLGSHLQGHPDSKGTPGVEVCTGSLGQGLSMANGMALGLRLDGKDNRVYALLGDGELQEGQVWEAAMAASHYRLDNLCALIDCNGLQIDGEVARVMGVESVPDKFRAFGWHVLEIDGHDIGAIIAALSQAKVTKGQPTAIVARTVKGKGVSFFENKASYHGVPPSDEELPRALECLGCFEDCEKISH; from the coding sequence GTGAACGAAACCATTGCGCAGCTTGAGGAAAAAGCCCGTAATCTGCGTGTAGCCGTCGTCAAGGCCCTGCACAAATCACAGTCCGGCCATACCGGTGGATCGCTCTCTGCCATCGACATGGTAACGGTTCTCTATTTCCATACCATGCGGCACGATTCTGCCAACCCCCGCTGGGAAGGGCGCGATCGTTTCGTGCTCTGCAAGGGGCATGCGGCCCCTGCCCAGTATGTGGCGCTGGCCGAGGCCGGCTACTTTCCCCGTGAGGATCTGATGATGCTCCGTCGCCTCGGGAGCCATCTCCAGGGACATCCCGACAGCAAGGGTACTCCCGGTGTGGAGGTCTGTACCGGGTCTCTGGGGCAGGGGCTCTCCATGGCCAACGGCATGGCGCTCGGGCTCAGGCTCGACGGGAAGGATAACCGGGTCTACGCACTCCTGGGTGACGGCGAACTCCAGGAAGGGCAGGTCTGGGAGGCAGCCATGGCGGCCAGTCACTACCGGCTCGACAACCTCTGCGCGCTGATAGACTGCAACGGTCTGCAGATCGACGGCGAGGTTGCCCGGGTAATGGGGGTTGAGTCGGTACCCGACAAGTTCCGCGCCTTTGGCTGGCATGTCCTGGAGATCGACGGTCATGATATCGGGGCAATTATCGCCGCCCTCAGCCAGGCCAAGGTGACCAAGGGGCAGCCGACGGCCATTGTTGCCAGGACCGTCAAGGGGAAGGGGGTCTCCTTCTTCGAGAACAAGGCGTCCTACCATGGTGTCCCCCCCAGCGACGAGGAGCTTCCCCGTGCTCTGGAATGCCTCGGTTGTTTCGAGGATTGCGAGAAAATCTCCCATTAA
- a CDS encoding transketolase family protein has translation MSGMIATRDAYGEVLAELGTENEQIVVLDADLSGSTKTGVFGKKFPQRFFNMGIAEANMVGTAAGLAAVGKIPFLSTFAIFAAGRAWEQVRQSVAYPKANVKIVATHGGVTVGEDGGSHQSVEDIAIMRAIPNMTVMVPADGVETRAAIRAAAEYHGPVYIRLGRNKVPTVIPADHPFAIGKGVELVAGTDLTFVTTGLMTAQAVKAAELLLGQGISARVVHLGTIKPLDQDILLKAARETRAIVTAEEHSIVGGLGGAVTEYLAGVCPVPVYRVGVRDRFGTSGKAEELLKYFGLMPDDLVDAARGALAKS, from the coding sequence ATGAGCGGCATGATAGCCACCAGGGATGCCTATGGCGAGGTTCTGGCGGAACTGGGGACGGAAAACGAACAGATTGTGGTCTTGGACGCCGATCTTTCCGGTTCGACAAAGACAGGGGTATTCGGCAAGAAGTTTCCGCAGCGATTCTTCAACATGGGGATCGCCGAGGCCAACATGGTCGGCACGGCGGCCGGTCTAGCGGCAGTGGGGAAGATCCCGTTCCTCTCCACCTTTGCCATTTTCGCGGCTGGCAGGGCCTGGGAGCAGGTCCGCCAGTCGGTTGCCTATCCCAAGGCCAACGTGAAGATCGTGGCGACCCACGGCGGGGTGACGGTCGGTGAGGATGGGGGCTCCCACCAGTCGGTGGAGGATATCGCCATCATGAGGGCAATCCCCAACATGACGGTGATGGTGCCTGCCGACGGCGTCGAGACCCGTGCCGCGATCAGGGCTGCTGCGGAGTATCACGGACCGGTCTATATCCGGCTCGGGCGCAACAAGGTGCCGACCGTGATCCCTGCTGACCATCCGTTTGCGATCGGCAAGGGGGTCGAACTGGTTGCCGGCACGGACCTGACCTTCGTCACTACCGGACTGATGACCGCCCAGGCGGTCAAGGCTGCCGAACTTCTGCTGGGCCAAGGCATCAGTGCCAGGGTTGTGCATCTCGGGACCATCAAGCCACTCGATCAGGATATCCTCCTCAAGGCAGCCCGTGAGACCAGGGCGATCGTGACCGCGGAGGAGCATTCCATCGTCGGTGGGCTGGGCGGCGCGGTGACGGAGTACCTTGCCGGTGTCTGCCCGGTTCCGGTCTACCGCGTCGGCGTGCGGGACCGTTTCGGCACTTCAGGCAAGGCCGAGGAACTTCTCAAGTACTTCGGCCTGATGCCCGACGACTTGGTGGACGCGGCACGCGGAGCCCTGGCGAAGAGCTGA
- a CDS encoding HAMP domain-containing protein translates to MIFRSLTTRVIFISISLLAFGISFFAFLNLRKEQTQLINSARETTDLLLRTVEASIYNSMRIGNTDDVQVILEMVGQNPKLTGVRIFHPHGMVLRSSHPIEVGRPVDNVDYQMFLQNRKEGVFTVQGLGDVLRMIKPIYNDEPCHICHGHKARIIGVLNVNYSLSETQKRMIEATKLFFVSTTAIIAFLSVTISLVLLKFVRKPLRLLVENMARVEEGDLTVRMNYKGQDEVGQLVASFDSMVDRLDKAKQELEQLHFQQMERADRLASVGEMAAGIAHEIKNPLTGIAAAISIIKEDFQADDPRSDILVEVLDQVKRMDKTVNDLLFFGKPSPPEFVYADLNAILQKTVVFASQYKGGKHIEKKLELCEDLPPVYVDPKQIQQVLLNIILNAFQAMPGGGELSIVTKTTARDGVTFVRAIIGDTGYGIPPQVLGKLFTPFFTTKAQGTGLGLAICHNIISQHNGDISVVSENGKGTEFTIDLPAVTGRLDEGPSETTHDVKEQQ, encoded by the coding sequence TTGATATTCCGGAGTCTTACAACCAGGGTTATCTTTATTTCGATCAGCCTGCTGGCGTTCGGCATCAGTTTCTTTGCCTTTCTGAACCTCCGCAAGGAACAGACCCAGCTTATCAACTCTGCCCGCGAAACCACTGACCTGCTGCTCAGGACCGTTGAGGCAAGCATCTACAACTCCATGCGTATCGGGAATACCGACGATGTCCAGGTCATCCTGGAGATGGTCGGCCAGAATCCGAAACTCACTGGAGTTCGCATTTTCCATCCCCATGGGATGGTGCTCCGTTCGTCTCATCCGATCGAGGTCGGCCGGCCGGTGGATAACGTTGATTACCAGATGTTTCTGCAGAACCGGAAAGAGGGCGTTTTTACCGTGCAGGGGCTCGGCGATGTCCTGCGGATGATCAAGCCGATCTATAACGACGAGCCCTGTCACATCTGCCATGGACATAAGGCACGGATCATCGGCGTCCTCAACGTCAATTATTCACTGTCCGAAACCCAGAAACGGATGATCGAGGCTACCAAGCTCTTTTTTGTTTCCACGACGGCGATCATTGCCTTTCTGTCGGTGACCATCTCTCTGGTCCTTCTCAAGTTTGTCCGCAAACCCTTGCGGCTCCTGGTGGAAAACATGGCCAGAGTCGAAGAGGGTGATCTTACGGTACGGATGAACTACAAGGGGCAGGACGAAGTCGGGCAGCTGGTTGCGAGCTTTGACTCCATGGTCGACCGCTTGGACAAGGCGAAACAGGAGCTGGAACAGCTACATTTCCAGCAAATGGAGCGTGCCGATCGGCTTGCATCGGTCGGCGAAATGGCTGCCGGGATCGCCCATGAAATCAAGAATCCGTTGACCGGGATAGCCGCTGCCATAAGCATTATCAAGGAAGATTTCCAGGCGGATGACCCTCGCTCAGACATACTTGTCGAGGTGCTCGACCAGGTGAAGCGGATGGACAAGACGGTAAACGACCTGCTGTTTTTCGGCAAGCCGTCACCTCCCGAGTTTGTCTATGCCGATCTCAATGCAATCCTCCAGAAGACGGTTGTCTTTGCGTCGCAATACAAAGGCGGCAAACACATCGAGAAAAAGCTGGAGCTGTGTGAGGATCTCCCCCCTGTCTATGTGGATCCAAAGCAGATCCAGCAGGTCTTGCTTAATATAATCCTTAATGCGTTCCAGGCCATGCCGGGTGGTGGAGAACTCTCGATCGTCACGAAGACAACGGCCAGGGACGGAGTGACCTTTGTGCGGGCAATTATCGGTGACACCGGCTACGGCATCCCCCCGCAGGTCCTGGGTAAACTGTTCACACCCTTCTTTACCACCAAGGCCCAAGGGACCGGGCTGGGACTGGCAATCTGCCACAACATCATCAGCCAACACAACGGCGATATTTCCGTAGTCAGTGAAAACGGAAAAGGGACCGAATTCACCATTGACCTTCCTGCAGTGACGGGCCGACTCGATGAAGGCCCCTCTGAAACGACCCACGATGTAAAGGAGCAGCAATGA